Part of the Nicotiana tabacum cultivar K326 chromosome 20, ASM71507v2, whole genome shotgun sequence genome, AGTTATATCAACAGTCTCGAGAGACTGCATCAACTTCCAATAACAGAGATCAGGGAGCTCAAATGAGACAAGGGATCTTAGGTCCTAACCCTTACTGCACTAATTTCAATGGTCGTGGCATAATCTGTTGTTTCCTCGATTCAATGGGAAAAATCTAATAATATGGTTGTATAGAGCTCAACAATACTTCACTATTGATAACACATCTAATAACTTAAAGGTTGACTTGGTTGTAATGAATTTGGATGATGAGACATTAGTTTGGTACTAATCGTATTTCAAAGGTAGAGACTCAGTAATTACACCTAATTGGGAGGAATATTTGGCTGCTAGAAACATTCAGTGGGGAATATGCAGATCCGATGTTAGAACTGAAACAGTTAAGGCAAACTAGATCTGTGAGGGAATTCTAATTTGTTTTTGCACGTTTGCTTGCTCAATGTGATCTATCTATCAGTCAAGCTATCTCCTACTTTCTAGGAGGTTTAAAGGAAGAATTGGTGAACCCTGTAAAGATGCATGAACCTCAAACACTCTCTAAAACCTATAGGTTAGCTAGGTTGGCAGAGGAAACCTTAGCAGCTAATGCCAGAGCTCACAAAGGCTCTCCTTTGCCTGTGAAGAAACCAACCTATGAACCACCTCCACATAAATCTAGCCACCTTATTCCAGCTTCTATGCCCAAACTAGCCTTACTAGCACCACACACTACCAACATTCCTCGAACTAGGAGAACCATATCTCCTGCTAAGATACAAGCTAGGAGAGCTAAAGGTCTTTGCTATTTTTATGATGAAAAGTATACTCCAGGTCATAAATATAATCTTCCCAAGCAAATGTTTGTTATGGATTTGGAATTCCCTGAGGAAGAACTAGTGGAGGAATACTTGTCTAAATCTGAGTGTGATTCTCCTAAAGAAGAATGGTCCAACTCTGAAGGTAACACTCCTATGATTTCATTGTGATCTCTTAATGGGCTGCAGGGTACTCAGACCATTCATGTGACTGGATACAGTGTAGGCGCCCAATTCAGATTCTATTGGATGGTGGAAGCACTCACAATTACATTGATAAAGAGATTGCTAATAGATTAGGTTGCACAGTTCACCCTACTAAGGTAGGATACGTGAGTTTGGGAAATAATACTTTAAAAGCTACTTCAAGATTGGTGAGGAACTTTGAATGGATTCTGCAGGGTACTGCCTTCAATTCTGATTTGATTGTGTTTTCAGTAAGTAAGTGTGACTTGGCATTGGGTGCTTTATGGATGAAGACCTTGGGGCCTGTCACTATGGGCTATTCTGACTCACTATGGCATTCAACTACCAAGGCAAGTTCCATTTATTGAAAGGTGTCACCGATGAATGTAAGGTGCTCAGTTCTAAGGGAATAGGTAAATTGAAAGGTGAGGGGTCCAACTCTTCATGTTACATGTGGTCACATCTCGGTATACATCAACAAACAGCAGTCAATTTAATACTCTTCATTTGGCTTATGAGCATAATATTCCAGCTCCTCTCGAGCACCTACTTAGAATGTACTCTTAGATCTTTGCTGAGCCTACTTCATTACCTCCTGTCAGGGATCCATTTGATCATCAGATACCCTTGCAACTAGGAGATAAAGTTGTTAACATTAGGCCCTATAGGTATTCAACCATGAAGAAAGACATTATAGAAAAGCTTGTTCAAGAAATATTACAACAAGGGATCATTCAATATAACAACAACCCATTTTCTCCCTTGTGGTCCTTGTGGGCAAAAAGATGTGTCCTCGAGGCTATGTGTAAATTACAAGTAATTGAATCAATGTACTATCAAAGACAAATTTTCTATACCAATCATAGATGACTTACTAGATGAATTGGCAGGTGCAACAATTTCTCTAAAATATACTTCAGATCTGGCTATCGCCATATTAGAATGGTGAAGGAGGACATTTCAAAAATAGCTTTCAAAACACTCATGGACCACTAGGAAtacttggtaatgtcttttggctAACCAATGCTCCTTCTACCTTCTAGTGCTTAATGAATCACCTGTTTCAGCATTTCTTAAGGAAATTTGTCCGGGTGTTatttgatgatattctgatatacAGTGCAACTTGCAAGATGATGTTATGCATCTCCAATAGGTCTTTGATACCATAGTGCAACACAGCTTGTTGGCCCAACAATCCAAGTGTGcttttggagtttcttgggtgGAATACTTAGGTCATTTCATCTCTGCTGAAAATGTTTCCGCTGATCCAAAAAGATTGGTGCAGTGAAGCAATGGCCTACTCCTACCAATGTTAAACAATTGAGAGGTTTTCTGGGGTTGGCTGGCTACTACAGGAAGTTTATTAAAGGTTATGGACTCATCAGTAGACCTTTAACTGAGCTGCTCAAAAAGGATAATTTCCATTGGTCTGAAGCTGCAGAACATGCTTTCAAGGAACTGAAGATTGCTCTCACTTCTGCTCCTGTACTGGCTTTACCTGACTATGGCATTCCTTTTGTAGTAGAAACAAATACAAGTGGTACAAGTATTGGGGCATTCCTTATGCATAATGATCATCCAATTGCCTTTATCAGTACAGGACTTGCCCCTAGGCACATCATTCTCTCAATTTATGAAAGAGAGTTGTTGGCCTTAGTCTTTGCAGTGACTAAGTGGTCATATTATCTCCTAGGGAAACATTTTATTATAAGTACTGATCAGAAAGCTCTTAAGTATCTCCTGGAGCAGAAGCTACATACTGATTCTCAAATCAAATGGCTTGACAAACTTCTGCCATTTTACTTTGAAATCCAGTATAAAAAGGGCAAGGAAAATATGGCAGCTTATTCACTATATAGGGTCCCAGGTGGTGAGCTTATGACCTTGATGAAATTTGCAGTACATGAAGATTTACGGAAGGAAATTGAAGGCAGCTGGAACACTGATCCTGAACTGCAAGCTCTCATCAACACCTTGTAGACTACACCTCAAAAACATTACACTTGGCTTTATAACCAACTCAGGAGAAAGGGAAAACTAGTTATTGGTAATGACAACACTTTGAGGACCAAGATCTTGATCTTACGGCACTCTACACCAGCTGGAGGACATTCAGGCATTGATGCTACCACCAGAAAGGTCCTAGCCTActtttattggaaaggattagaCATGATATCCTTAATTTTGTCTATAAATGTTCAGTTTGCCAAAGGAACAAGTATGACACCGGTGCTTACCCTAGCCTTTTGCAACCTTTTCCTATTCCTCCCTTGCCTTGGACCGATATTAACATGGATTTCATTAAAGGATTACCCAAGTCCAAGGGCAAAACTGttatttgggtcattgtagatAGGCTAACTAAATATGGTCATTTCATTACCCTAAGTCATCCTTACTCTACACAATCATTGGTTACTATATTCTTGGATCATATCTATAAGCTTAATGGCTTTCCTGCCACAATCACCAATGATAGGGATCTCATTTTCATCAGCTCTTTTTGGCAAGAATTCATGTCAGTCCATGGTGTTGAATTGCAGACTTCCACTGCTTATCATCCACAAATTGGGCAAATGGAGGTCCTCAATTGATGTTTGGAGACCTATCTAAGATGTTTCTCTGCTGACACTCCCTATGATTGGTCATCTTTCTTACCATTAGCAGAATGATGGCATTATTCTGACACTCACTCTGCCATTCAGACTTTCCCTTTTGAGTTGCTATATGGCTATCCTCCTCCATTGCATTTGCCTTATCTTCTTGGTGATTCCTCCTTAGATTCTATTGAAAAAGTTGCCTTTCTCAGGAAATTTAAATTACAGCTAGAAAAGTTTCATTTGGATAGAGTATAACAGAGGATGCAAAGCCAGGCCAATGCTCACATAACTGATAAACAGTTTGCTGTTGGTGATTGAATTTTTGTTAAACTACAACCCTACAGGTAATCCACCTTGTCTACTTCTCCATACCACGAGCTTACTTCCAGATATTTTGGCCCCTATCCATTGTGGAAAGCGTTGGCTCTGTTGCCTACAAACTACTCTTACCTCCTGAAGTCTAAATACACTGCACCTTCCATATTCCCAACTTAAATTATGCTATGACCTTCCTTCTGAAATCATTCACCCTTCGTCATTAATCTTTCCAATCCCTTATGTCCATTACCCGAAGCTATACTTGCCAAAAGACTCAGCAAAAAGGGTAACAAGCCTTTTGCTCAATGCTCGGTCAAGTGGAAGGATCTGGATAGTTGATATGCAACATGGGATGTTGTTGCTGCTTTGAAGACCAGGTGTAACGATTCgacctgtcgttttgagcatttacactttgctcggtagtttaccGGCATAAGTAGCTCCATATAACATATTATAACTTGTGAACATCTTCAGTTTTGGTTTTCTAAttattcgggattgatttggaagaatgattctcaactaggaagctttaaattggaagagttaaccaagtttgactttttaatatttgaccttggattggagTTTGACAGTTCtattaggtctggatggtgattttggactcggacaTATGCTTGGATTTGCATTTGGACGTTCCTAGACGGATtcagcactaattggcgaaagttggaaatttgaagttttggaaaattcataagtttgatcggaagtTGATTTTGTGGATATCAGATTTGGATTGTGGTTCCGAGAATTGGAATAACTTCTTTATATTATATGGTACTGGTGtgtaaaatttgggttcattccggattgatttgctatgtttcggcatgagttttggaagttgaaaagctcaaagttcatcaagttcgaattgaggtgcgattcgtcatttcgatgtcgctatgtgtgatttgaggcctcgagtaggtccatattatgttatggaacttgttgatatgttcgtATGGGATCCCAAGGGGCTTgggcgtgtttcagattgatttcagaccatttttcttcatatttgcaTTGCTGGTTCTGCAGAATTCTAGGCTTCTGGTTTCTTTAATTACGATCGCGTGATTGCATAGAGTTGTTGGATGGCTCAGATggattgttcatcgcgttcacgagtcCAGAGTCACGTTTGCGGAGGTTGAGGCATTTGTTCAGTGCGTTCACGAGTCTGGTGATGCGTTCCTGTAATAGGAAGGAAGGCCAGAAGATGTCAGGCAtttgttcttcgcaatcgcgaaatGTGGTATGCGATTGCGTAGCTCTAGGagttttattcatcgcgttcgcttCTGTAGTGCTTCGTTCACGAAAGAGGAATTTCAGCTAGTGAgcatttgttctatgcgaacgcatgGAATTGTCCACATTCGCGAAGTGTAAATGCTGGGCAGATTCTATTAAATCTCATTACAGGGTTTTCagccattttcatatttttggagctatggaccTTGGATTGAGGAGATTATTAAGAAATTTGCATCATgtggattgggataagtgttctctactcattttttattttacatCATGAATTTATCTTCATTTTCGGCATTTGATTGAAGGTTCCAAAATAGAAATTAGGGGTTtcagcctaaagtttcataatgtgaattttttgagttttgaacatcgaatcggtatcggatttgagtgaaactagtatggttggactcgtaattgaatgaattgttcggattttgtgagttttgttgggttccgaagCACGGGCCCGGGTTTTGATTTTTTTGCcaattttggacttttgattaaagattcgacttttatcgattgggtttgttccctttggcattatttgatgtatttgagtttcttttggctatttttgagctGTTCGAAGGTCGGTACATGCGGGATGACATTTTTGGAGTATCCTTTGCTTGCTTGATATTGGATTCGgcatgttcgaggtaagtaacacttctaaacttgattctgagggtatgaaaccccgaattacgtgttatgtgattagtgttgaggtaacacacatgctagctgatgggtgtgtgggcgtgcaccatgtgaattgtgattctgttatttttgtggtattgtgtagttacctgatcttactAACCATAAAAtttctacgtactagagttatcgaggtgtgattatgttagaaaccatgtctaggctacatgtttatcctgttgggacccactgaggttatttctgttgttgagttatcttCTTTCATtacattacatactcagtcatacgcattcatgtgcatatcatatcttagtctctgttaccatttattgatacatcacatcgtTATTTTTAGGCTGATTTTTCATGAcgttgagagcccgagagactaaagagattgatgactaagtgaggccgagggcctgattgtgaggatataaatactatagcacgtgagttgtccgtgcagattatagcgcttgggctgaaggagcccctctgcaGTCTGTAcatcccagtgagcgcagttgctaGCAGTTGATTTATAtttggagatggatcttccccgggttggattggccttatacagtacctAGTGATTGAGCGTtttgagtgattgagcatgatgagtggaaagtgtgagacagagagattgagtactctgagagtgtgagtacatgaattcatctctgagatacattgcattgagatgcacacatgacatacatgcatagagatgcattttcctcatgttgtacggtatcacgtcattcatgacttctcatacatattgacacataggcatagagatgtattttcctcgtgccatctgaaaatgaaacatctacctgtcgaaagctttttgagaaaaatttcagttttcaaacttactcatatttttggcaatttcagtaaaagatttgggttttcaatgATATAcatgaaaagcatgcctatttttttgGAACTGTGAACGCGCTGAGCATTTATATCTCTGAATTACTTCTTTTATTGcttgtattatgttgttatgaactgttgttggctattggtgttggacccgacctttattccagctcgccactactttcaacctaaggttaggtttgttatttattgagtacatggggtcggctgtactcatactacacttctgcaccttggtgcagatgttggctgctgatgttgatgtgatcgacgggagctaggattgaagatgtacctgcgttctgaTTGTAGTTATAGCCTCTccttcatggtagccttagacttataaaaatctgtttatgtacatttcgaagaGATGATATATTCATTTCATACtggctttgtaaattctaatcttagaagctcatgatttgtactatcagtccttgaAAAATGTATTAAGATTcggttattttatcatttatttatcTCATTAAAttagatagttgttaattggcttacctagcgggctggattaggt contains:
- the LOC142174465 gene encoding uncharacterized protein LOC142174465; the protein is MHEPQTLSKTYRLARLAEETLAANARAHKGSPLPVKKPTYEPPPHKSSHLIPASMPKLALLAPHTTNIPRTRRTISPAKIQARRAKGLCYFYDEKYTPGHKYNLPKQMFVMDLEFPEEELVEEYLSKSECDSPKEEWSNSEGYSDHSCDWIQCRRPIQILLDGGSTHNYIDKEIANRLGCTVHPTKGTAFNSDLIVFSVSKCDLALGALWMKTLGPVTMGYSDSLWHSTTKIFAEPTSLPPVRDPFDHQIPLQLGDKVVNIRPYRYSTMKKDIIEKLVQEILQQGIIQYNNNPFSPLWSLWAKRCVLEAMCKLQIGAVKQWPTPTNVKQLRGFLGLAGYYRKFIKGYGLISRPLTELLKKDNFHWSEAAEHAFKELKIALTSAPVLALPDYGIPFVVETNTSGTSIGAFLMHNDHPIAFISTGLAPRHIILSIYERELLALVFAVTKWSYYLLGKHFIISTDQKALKYLLEQKLHTDSQIKWLDKLLPFYFEIQYKKGKENMAAYSLYRVPGGELMTLMKFAVHEDLRKEIEGSWNTDPELQALINTL